A window of Papio anubis isolate 15944 unplaced genomic scaffold, Panubis1.0 scaffold484, whole genome shotgun sequence genomic DNA:
CACCCCAGGCAGCTTCTGGGCAGGTGGAGCTCCAGGCTCACCGGGACCCTCTGAGCGTTCCCTGGGGCCATACGCACCTTCACGGAGTAGGCGAACGCTATGAAGCCCAGGCAGCAGGGGTTCATGAAGAGGGTGTTGAACAGGGACCAGACAACATGGTCGGGCACGGAGGTCTCGCTGCGGATGTGGATCACGGTGGACGTCGGGGGAGCAGGGTTGTGGGGTGCCCCCAGCACAGCTACCTCGTGCTCTTCCTTGAGCATCTCGTAGCTGGGGGGCTGGCCGCTGTTGACAGGAGAGAAGACGGTTTGGACCGTGTGGTTCATGGTGTCCGGGGAAGGCCAGTAGTGGTCGGGTTAGTGGGATGGTTCTCAGTGGGCCCTCCCTTTCCCTAGTAGTTTCGATTTCTCAGCAGTTTCCTCTTACTGGCATTTGTCAAATGCAGAGTTGGCCGGGGCCAGATGAGGGCGGCACAAATTCCTGAGGATCAAATTACTTTAGGacggggaggaaggaggggctgAGGGCTGAGGGGCTTCCTCTCTAGAGCCCAAGTGAGCACATTTCTCATCTTGTTAGGGGTGTGGGGGTCCTGGAGACTTCCCCTACGTTGGGAGTCTCCAcaccccaggccagcagctgcaggaCCTCACTGTCCCGGTTCAGGGCTCCTGCCAGGCCTGTGCTGGTGCCTCCACATGCCAGGTCCCACAGCAGTTCCCCCAAAGCCCTCGCCTCACTTGTCACAGGCCTCATCTGCTGAAATGCCTTGTCCTTTCCTGGGGTTGCAGTCCTGCTTTGTGCGGGTGAGGGGGCTAAAGGTCCCCGTGTCTCTTAGTGCAGGTCAGAGGCCTGGCGGCCAGTGCTGCCTGTCCCAAAGGAGCCCTCCAGGCCCAGGAACCCGGGGACTCTGGGGAGCACTGACGGAAGAGGGGGCTGTGGGATGCCAGTGGCAGAGGCCTGGACCGTGGAGTTAGGAGCCATGGTCCTTTACCCTGGAGGCCCACCTGGGTGAAGGCTCCCAGACCCCCTCCACGCGGCCCAGCGGCACCCACGCTGCCCAGAGCTCTGGGTGTCTGGTCCCTGGGGCGCCCTCCAGATCTCCAGGTTCTGATCATCTCTGCCTCTTCCCTGGGTCCTCACACGGGTGCCAGCTGCTTCCTGCAGTTGCCACCTGTTTTTCTCATGAACTGGTTTGTGCCTCTGAGCAGCTCCTGAGGTTACGTCCTCCCTGTGAAAACACCTTGTGTGGCCTCTGGGTTTCTTCCTGGACCCTCCTTGGCAGAGGCTACTGCGGCAAACTGAGCTGATGCTGTGCACTTGGCTGGTCAGAGGGGGcagtgtgggcagggctggcaggGGAGGGGTCACAGGGGCAGGAGCGTGGCCTGCAGGCCTGTGTGCAGCGCGACCTGTTTAATTCCTGATGTGCCACATGGGCCCATTTTCCTGGGCTTCTTTGCCCACCAGGCCAGACTCCTCGGAGGACATCGCTGCAGGTGGAATTTACAGAGATGGGCGGCTGCTCACCCTGCTGTAGCCTTTCACCGCAGCGGGTGGTCAGGTCCACATCAGTGACCTCCGGAGCTCACATGACAGTAGCGTGCAGCCGTGTAATTGCAGAGTGATGTGTTTGAGTAATGATGACTTTGACTCTATAGGATAAATTGTATTGATAATTTATAAGATTTAAAAGATTTAACTTTAACAACGACTGTGTCTACTGTCGAATCACAGTGCTTCTCGACATTAAACACCCTTGCTACGGGATGTTTTCCAGTCCACGCAGCAAGGATTGCGTGATTGGTAGTGGGTGTCCAGGCtcttggcgttttgaacaaagaattgtaCAGAATGCgcaaaagcaaggaaagaatgaagcaacaaaagcagagatttttttcaaaatgaaattatttttggaaataaaaaatgattttttaaaatgaaaatgaaatcgtTGCAGAAAGCCACCAATCAGAGgctaaagtgaagttacaaagttgcacTTCTATGCAAAGACTTGTCCTCCTATCAGAAGCTTCAATTAAGTTACAAGGGTACAGTCCTATGCAAATGTCTGATTGATTAGAAAAagccaatcagaggtactttcaatttCCCATGTGCCATGCAGAAGTGGGGGTTTGCAAAGGGAGTAAGACTTCCTAATTCCAGGAAGACAGTGTGAAAtggcctccagaccctattctcctgcctcaattgTATCCCGAAAgtaaagtgttttttctttttgaaatggtgtCTCGCTAtggtgctgaggctggagtgtagtggagcgatctctgctcattgcagcctctgcctcctgcgttccagtgatctcctgcctcagcctcctgggtagctggaattacaggtaatCTGCCACcctgcccatctaatttttgtacttctagtagagacgaggttttaccatgttggccaggctggtctcgaactcccgacctcaggtgatctgccagcctcggcctcccaaagtgctaggagtataggtgtgagccaccactgccgGCCCTGAAAGATACTAATGTCTTATATGAATGCCCACTTGCAGGAGTCGGTCGTCAGGCCTGGGTCCCTAAGTCCTCTTCCTTCTGCTGGCTGGGGTGAGCGCTAAGGACTTAGGCACGTCCAGGCCTCCACACGCCTTCTATCCTGGGCTGTGTCTCCCCCACACACAGGATGTCCTGGGATTTGTGTCTGGCTGTGCTGTGGAGACACCTTCTCTCTTCATGGTCTGAAGCCCCCGACTGGACGGGAGTGCTgactgaaaaccaaaaataaaaatctaagccccttgcccccaccccttGCCCCCATGACTGAATGGAGCTCCCTTGGCCAAGGGAGTCCCAAACaaacctgaaaaactgaattcACAGCCTCGAAGGGAAGGGCGGTTGGACAGGCCTACTGATATCCCCTCCCTGTGGAGTTTAGGTACAACCGACCAGCAGTAACACTGAGATAAAGCTCATAgtactgacaaaacagactcttggAGGCAATAAggtaccaaattccaacctgactgtGGTACAGCGTCACATGACAGTGTAGACCCTGAATATCTGAGGAAGTTCTCCGTCAATTTAAGAGCAAGGTTAAGGATGCACGGGTGGCAGAGCCTCAGGAGGCCCTGACAgggtgcccaaggtggtcggggcacagttGGTTTTACAGGAAGACGTGGACATCAATATATGTGTGACGTCAGTTCCGTCTGGAAAGACGGGACAACcagaagtggggagggggcttccagatCACAGGTGGAGAAGAGACAAAGGATCGCATTCGTCTGAGTTTCTGATGAGCTTTTCCAAAGGAAGCGATCAGATATGCATTATCTCAGCGAGAAGGGTAACTTTGAGTTCTATTTGTCTTTTGCCCGCAAGGAATTTCCCTGTGGACAAATTGTGAGGCAAGTATGTAGCTTTTTTGTTTCGGCAGTCGCCGTTTTTAGGAACAGAATGGGCGGCAgctttgccctaagcagttcccagcgtGACGTCTCCTTTTGGTTCAGTGATTTTGGGAtcccaatatttattttcctttcacaacaaatagcaggctctgaaggaaataaaaattatttacccccaaaataaacttatttttatttttgaggcggggccttgctatgttgcccagactggtctccagctcctgggctcaagagatccttctgcctcatcctcccaaagtgctggtgtgagccaccatgcccagcctcaaaatagatttctttggcatattttgaaaCGGCCTTGCACAACTGTCTCTTATTAAGGAAATttgcattctgtagagaatctccttccctttctaGGTCTTTTCCTAACATTTAACTAACAGCCCTTTTTAAGGGTGGAAAAGACATTATCATCCTTCTTCTCCAGCTGCTGCCTGGAGGCTCATCTGCATAACAAGCTTTCAGCCTTCTAGCCCTGTTATCCAAACTCAAAATTTCTTTCGACTaaccaactcttttttttttttttttttttttttttttttttttttttggggatggagtctgAAACAATAAGCTGAGCTAGAGTacggtggcgggatctccagctcgcCGCAGCTACCTGggttttatgccattctcctgcctcagcctcccggtagctgggactacaggcccgccctCGCtgactgttttgtattttttagtacaggaaggtttcaccgtgttagccaggatggtctcgatcacctggcCTCCGTGGTCAGCCCGTTCTCAGGCCtctggtgctgggattacaggcttgagccacccagcgCCCGACCCTCGACTAACCAACTCTTTAGGCAAGCTGGTCTGCTGGGGCGGAGtcttcgctctgttgcccaggctggagtgcagtggcgccaaaATCTCCGGCTcaccagctccgcctcccggagttcacgcattctcctgcctcagcctcccgaggggcTGGGACTACGAGCGCCGCcatacgcagctaatttttgtattttagtggaggcggggtttcactgtgttagccaggatggtctcgatctcctgacctcgtgatccgcccgtctcggcctcccagatgctgggattccaggcgtgagccacccagcctggacCCAACGCTTAACTCTCTAAGCcagttgccaatcagaaaatctttaaatccacAAGACGAGACGAAGTAATACGGGGCGGTCGCAGGAGAACA
This region includes:
- the LOC116273247 gene encoding interferon-induced transmembrane protein 3-like isoform X1, producing the protein MNHTVQTVFSPVNSGQPPSYEMLKEEHEVAVLGAPHNPAPPTSTVIHIRSETSVPDHVVWSLFNTLFMNPCCLGFIAFAYSVKSRDRKMVGDLTGAQAYASTAKCLNSWALILGILMTILLIIVPVLIFQAHR
- the LOC116273247 gene encoding interferon-induced transmembrane protein 3-like isoform X2; translated protein: MNHTVQTVFSPVNSGQPPSYEMLKEEHEVAVLGAPHNPAPPTSTVIHIRSETSVPDHVVWSLFNTLFMNPCCLGFIAFAYSVKPNTRNYTLTFQTGTQALPESEKGTHRRLHPVVGRTACAGAQAEGG